The genomic region TATAATAATAAAAAAGGAGGCAGACAATTGAAAAAGATAACCATAATAGCAATTTTATCGGCCATTGCTATCCTGGTAGCCGGATGCGGCGGCCAAGCCGGTTCTGAAACCATGGACATTGGAATCATCCAGTATGTCGAACACGTTGCCCTGGACTCAGCCCGGGAAGGGTTTGTTGATGCTTTAGCAGATAACGGCTATGTTGATGGTGAAAACATTGCCCTGGATGTGCAAAATGCACAGGCAGACCAGAGCAACCTGTCCACCATTAGCGACCGCTTTGTTAGCAACAATGTAGACCTGGTATTAGCCATAGCTACGCCTGCTGCACAGGCTATTGCCGGCAAAACAGAAGAGATACCTGTTTTGGCTACTGCTATTACTGATTTTGAGTCTGCCAAATTAGTAGATTCCAATGAAGCGCCGGGAGGCAACGTCAGCGGTACTACTGATATGAATCCTATCAAAGAGCAGATAGACTTGCTGGTAAAACTGGTACCAGATGCCCAGACGGTAGGCGTAATGTATACTTCCAATGAAGATAACTCTATTCTACAGGCAGCTATTGCTAAAGAGGCAGTAGAAGCGTTAGGCCTTACCTACACAGAGGTAACGGTTACCAACTCTAATGATGTTCAGCAGGCTGCACAGTCCCTAGTGGACCAATGTGATGCAATCTATTTGCCTACCGATAATGTAATGGCTTCTTCCATGCCCGTTATTTATGGGGTTACCGTAGAATCCAAAACACCGGTAATATGTGGTGAGTCTGGAATGGTAGAAAATGGCGGTTTAGCTACCTTGGGAATTAACTATTATGACCTTGGGTATAAAACGGGAGAGATGGCGGTTAAAATTTTGAAAGGCGAGGCAGAACCTTCTTCCATGCCTATAGAATCAGCCAGCGGTTTTGATTTTGCCATAAATGGTAAAGTAGCTGAAGAAATTGGGTTGGAGATTCCTGAAGATTTACAGGAATATGTAATGGAATATTAAACTAACAGAGTTATCCGGCATATTGCCGTTAGGTAACTGGTATTGGCAAGGGTGATACTTGTCTTATGTTGCAGATAATAATGGGAGCAGTATCTCTAGGGCTGCTCTGGGCTATCATAACTATAGGTGTATATATCACCTACCGTATTTTAGCTATTGCTGATCTAACGGTAGAGGGAAGCATAGTCACGGGAGCAGCCATAGGAGCCATATCTATTACCTATGGGATAAATCCCTTTTTGGCTGTAGGGCTGGCCTTTTTGGGAGGTTTAGGAGCAGGCCTTATAACCGGCCTGCTCCATACCAAATTAAAAATACCCTCACTTTTATCGGGAATACTTACCATGATAGCCCTGTATTCCGTCAATTTGCGCATTATGGGCAGGGCTAATGTGTCCCTGTTAAGAATGGATACAGTATATTCCGGTTTTAAGAATATGGGTCTGGATCATACCGGTTCAGTTATAGTAATAGGCCTGCTGTTTGTAGGCTGCTTGATTGGGATACTGTATTGGTTTTTTGGCACAGAGATTGGGTCTGCTATCAGGGCTACGGGAGACAATCCCCAAATGGTAAGGGCCCAGGGGATTAATACCAATACCACCATCATACTGGGTTTGATGATTAGTAATGGCCTGGTGGCCGTAGGAGGGTCATTAATTGCCCAAAGCCAGAGTTTTGCTGATGTTCAGATGGGTATTGGTTCCATAGTAATTGGATTGGCTTCCGTTATAATTGGAGAAGTTCTATTTGGAAGAAGAAACTTTTTCAGCAGGCTGGTATCATTGGTGCTGGGTGCAGTTATTTACAGGATAATTATAGCTTTGGTCCTAAAGCTGGGTATGCCTGCCAATGATTTGAAATTATTCACGGCCATAACGGTTGCTATTGCTTTAGCACTGCCGGTGTTCAGATCCTACCTTGCGCCATTAAAAAAATCCATTAAGAGGAATCAGTAATGCTGGAAGTAAAAAAGGTTACCAAAACTTTTAACAGCCGTACCATTAATGAAAAAATGGCCTTAAACAAGGTTAGCCTGGTTTTGGAGAAAGGTGATTTTGTCACTTTGATTGGAGGCAATGGTTCAGGTAAATCCACCTTGCTTAACTGTGTAGCCGGAGTCTACCCCGTAGATGAAGGATCCATAATCATTGATGGTAATGATGTGACCAATCTGGTGGAATACAAGAGGGCTGCTTTGTTGGGCAGAGTTTTTCAGGATCCCATAATGGGTACCGCTGCCAATATGGGTATTGAAGAAAATTTAGCCCTGGCCTTACGGCGGGGCAAGCGGAGGACACTGGCCTGGGGTATTAATAATAAGGAGCGTGACCAATACAGGGAAATGCTTAAAGAGCTGGAGCTGGGCCTGGAAAACAGGCTTAGTAGTAAGGTAGGGCTTCTTTCAGGGGGCCAGAGGCAGGCTCTTACCCTGTTGATGGCTACCCTTAAAAAACCAAAGCTGCTCCTACTGGATGAACATACTGCAGCCCTTGATCCCAAGACTGCTCAAAAAGTATTGGAGCTAAGTGATCAAATAATAGAGGAATCAAACCTTACTACCCTGATGGTAACCCATAATATGAGGGATGCCATTAAGCATGGAAACAGGCTGATAATGATGTATGAAGGCCAGATTATCCTTGATATAAGGGGTAAAGAAAAACAGCAGTTAACTGTAGAGGATCTGGTAAAGAGATTCGGCTCTGTCAGTGGTGAAGAATTTGCCGATGACCGGGCATTGCTTCCCTAAAATCAACTCTTTTTAAAATTTCTTAAGCTTTTAGCCTAAATATTTCAGTTATGGTTCTATTTTTTGTTTGCTCCAAATTTTATGGTATTATATGCTTTAAATTAGTAATAATTTATTATTAATTATGCAAGGGAAGGTATGACCATTAGTAAATTTTGCGTGGCCACCGATTCTGGTTGCGACCTGCCGGCTTCATTTTGTACACAGATAGGTATTGCCGCTTACCATATGAGATACAGTGTTCAGGAGCAGGAACTTACAGATCATATGGATCCTTCCCAAGTTAAATTATTCTATGAAAAGATGCGCCAGGGAGCTGTACCTAAAACCAGCCAGATAAACCCCTATGAGTTTATTCAGTTTTGGACCGGCTTATGGCAGGAACAAAATGTTCCCATAGTCCACATAAGCCTGGGAAGCGGTATATCAGGTACTTATTCTAATGCAATATTGGCTAAAAGGCTTTTCCTACAGCAATTCCCTGAAGCTGAAGTTTTTGTTGTGGATTCCACCCTGGCCTCTATTGGTTACGGCATGCTGGCCATAAAAGCTGCAGAGATGAGGGACCAAGGCAAGACTGCACCAGAATGCGTAAGCTGGCTGGAACAGAACAAAATTAATATAAACACTTACTATACTACTGATGACCTTACCTATTTATTTAGAAGCGGCAGGGTGAGCAGGACCCAAGCTATTGTAGGTAATGCTTTGAGCATAAACCCCATTCTTAACCTGGATGATAAAGGACACTTGATAGTAAGGGAAAAAACCAGGGGAAGAAAAAAAGCGGTAAGCCGTATTTATGATATAGTAACCCGTCTGGTAGTAAACCCCGGACAACAAACAGTATATATTTGCCATTCAGACTGCCCCCAGGAGGCACAGGATTTTAGCCAAAAACTAATCAGCAAAATTGGGTTTAAAGACTCTTTTATTAACTATATAGGCCCAACTATAGGCTCACATTCGGGGCCGGGGCTAATAGCCGCATTTTTCTACGGCCAGCCCAGAACTGCTTAAATTTTAGCAGGCCCTTTTTTATATTGTATATATTTGACAAAGGCCTATCTTGCCATTACTATCTTTTTGGAGCAAATGTTCAAAAATCGATTACTATTTATTTTAACCTTACCAGAGGAGAAACAATGAACCAATTTCCACCAGAAGTAGTCAAAGCCTGGGAAGACAGGGAAGGCCCTGCAATATTGGCAACTGTAGATAAAGAGGACAGGCCTAATGCAATTTATGTTACTTGTGTTTCCAAGTTTGATGGGCAGACCGTAGTGGTAGCAGATAATTATTTTGATAAAACCAAGCAAAACATACTATCTGGTTCTAAAACTACTATTTTATTTATGACCAGTGAAGGTAAATCATACCAGTTGAAAGGCTCAGTTTCCTACCACACCCAGGGGCCGGTTTTTGATGATATGAAGAAATGGAACCCTAAAAAGCATCCGGGGCATGCGGCAGCAGCAATAAAAATAGAACAGGTTTTTTCAGGGGCAAAAAAAATAATTTGACTAAAATGTGTGCTTAAGGTTTGTTGATGTGTAGTAAGAATATTGGAAAAAATAGTCAATTACCAAGCTAAATGACAATGGTATTATGCCCTTATTTACATTAAGGCGCATAATACCATAAAAGTTTCCACTAGATTAAATACGTAGCCAGAGCCTAACTCTCCCGGTAATAGGAATCATACTGCTTAGCCCAGGCCAGTGTCTTAAAATGTAATAGTCCCAGGGGAAGTCCCACGGCATAAGGCAAAAGATGGGGACGGTTGAATATGCTCCATAAAAGCAGGCTCCAGTAATAATGCCTGCCCTGTTCTTTTATTCCCAGAAACCACAACGAAGACAGCAGGCCTCGTATATGGTAAAACTTAATCTTGGGCGGCTTTACCTTTTTGGGCCTGTATTCTCTTAAAAAGGTTTTAATTCTGGCAAAATAAAACTTTGGAGAATATATGGTCTTAAGTACATCACCGTAGCCGTCTATTAAAATACTAGCCTTCATCTTAGGGATATAGTTTAAATTAGAGAGCTCGGTAGTAGAATTATTTTTGTGGTCAATATCCAGTAATCTATTATCTTTTTTTAATCTCTGGTATAGCCTGGTTTTAGGGGAAACATTAAGCAGTCCCACCATAGCTGCAACAATTCCACTTTTTTGAATAAAGTCAATCTGGTTTTGAAATACTGTATCTTTATCACTGTCAAAACCCAGTATAAATCCTGCATTAACCTCAAATCCCATATTCTGGATCTTCCTAACTGATTCCAAAAGATTCCTGTTTTTATTGTGGTATTTACCACATTCTTCCAGGCAATCAGGATCAGGGGTTTCGATACCAATAAATACAGTAGCAAAACCGGCAGCAGACATTAGTTCCATCAGCCTGGGATCATCTGAAAGATTAATTGATATCTGTGTGCTTAGTGTAAATGGATACTTCTTCCTTTTTTGCCAGGCTATTATTGATGGCAAAATTTCATTCTTGATGTATGATTTATTGCCCATGAAATTATCATCTACAAAAAATACCCCTGCCCTCCAGCCAAGGTTATATACCGAGTCAAGCTCGGCAGTTATTTGCCGGCTGTCTTTTATCCTTGGAACTCTTCCGTTTAACTGTACAACATCACAAAATTCACAGTTATAAGGGCATCCCCTGGAAAGCTGAATACACACAGAATTATAGTATTTTAAATTTATAAGGTCCCACTGGGGGATAGGAGTTTTAACTATAGGCGGAAATTCATCCATGAAATACATTCTTTTTAATTTATTGTCTTTAAGGTCTTTAACCAGCGTGTCCATGATCTCCTCAGCTTCACCTAAAACTATAGTATCAGCATCAGAAAATTCTTCCCATCCAGTGGTAAACAGGGATCCTCCGGCTATAACTTTTTTACCCATTTTGTGTATTTTATCTATAAGATAATGGGTAGATACCTTTTGCCCTATTATGGAGCTAATCATTATATGATCTGCCCATTTTATATGTTCATCCTTTAGCATAGAGCAGTTCATATCGATTACTTTCTTCTCCCATTGCTGGGGGAGCATAGCTGCTATGGTCAATAGTCCCAGAGGGGGGTAAGCAGCTTTTTTACCTAGTACTTTCAGTACTTTCTTTAGATTCCAGAAAGTGTTTTCATATTCTGGATATATAAGTAATATTTTCATTTTCCCTTCTTTATTTAAAAATTATTTTTGTAAAACAATTATGTGTTTGACGGTATAAGAAAAATGC from Actinomycetota bacterium harbors:
- a CDS encoding DegV family protein; the protein is MTISKFCVATDSGCDLPASFCTQIGIAAYHMRYSVQEQELTDHMDPSQVKLFYEKMRQGAVPKTSQINPYEFIQFWTGLWQEQNVPIVHISLGSGISGTYSNAILAKRLFLQQFPEAEVFVVDSTLASIGYGMLAIKAAEMRDQGKTAPECVSWLEQNKININTYYTTDDLTYLFRSGRVSRTQAIVGNALSINPILNLDDKGHLIVREKTRGRKKAVSRIYDIVTRLVVNPGQQTVYICHSDCPQEAQDFSQKLISKIGFKDSFINYIGPTIGSHSGPGLIAAFFYGQPRTA
- a CDS encoding ABC transporter permease, which gives rise to MLQIIMGAVSLGLLWAIITIGVYITYRILAIADLTVEGSIVTGAAIGAISITYGINPFLAVGLAFLGGLGAGLITGLLHTKLKIPSLLSGILTMIALYSVNLRIMGRANVSLLRMDTVYSGFKNMGLDHTGSVIVIGLLFVGCLIGILYWFFGTEIGSAIRATGDNPQMVRAQGINTNTTIILGLMISNGLVAVGGSLIAQSQSFADVQMGIGSIVIGLASVIIGEVLFGRRNFFSRLVSLVLGAVIYRIIIALVLKLGMPANDLKLFTAITVAIALALPVFRSYLAPLKKSIKRNQ
- a CDS encoding pyridoxamine 5'-phosphate oxidase family protein; protein product: MNQFPPEVVKAWEDREGPAILATVDKEDRPNAIYVTCVSKFDGQTVVVADNYFDKTKQNILSGSKTTILFMTSEGKSYQLKGSVSYHTQGPVFDDMKKWNPKKHPGHAAAAIKIEQVFSGAKKII
- a CDS encoding ABC transporter substrate-binding protein, translating into MKKITIIAILSAIAILVAGCGGQAGSETMDIGIIQYVEHVALDSAREGFVDALADNGYVDGENIALDVQNAQADQSNLSTISDRFVSNNVDLVLAIATPAAQAIAGKTEEIPVLATAITDFESAKLVDSNEAPGGNVSGTTDMNPIKEQIDLLVKLVPDAQTVGVMYTSNEDNSILQAAIAKEAVEALGLTYTEVTVTNSNDVQQAAQSLVDQCDAIYLPTDNVMASSMPVIYGVTVESKTPVICGESGMVENGGLATLGINYYDLGYKTGEMAVKILKGEAEPSSMPIESASGFDFAINGKVAEEIGLEIPEDLQEYVMEY
- a CDS encoding radical SAM protein; translated protein: MKILLIYPEYENTFWNLKKVLKVLGKKAAYPPLGLLTIAAMLPQQWEKKVIDMNCSMLKDEHIKWADHIMISSIIGQKVSTHYLIDKIHKMGKKVIAGGSLFTTGWEEFSDADTIVLGEAEEIMDTLVKDLKDNKLKRMYFMDEFPPIVKTPIPQWDLINLKYYNSVCIQLSRGCPYNCEFCDVVQLNGRVPRIKDSRQITAELDSVYNLGWRAGVFFVDDNFMGNKSYIKNEILPSIIAWQKRKKYPFTLSTQISINLSDDPRLMELMSAAGFATVFIGIETPDPDCLEECGKYHNKNRNLLESVRKIQNMGFEVNAGFILGFDSDKDTVFQNQIDFIQKSGIVAAMVGLLNVSPKTRLYQRLKKDNRLLDIDHKNNSTTELSNLNYIPKMKASILIDGYGDVLKTIYSPKFYFARIKTFLREYRPKKVKPPKIKFYHIRGLLSSLWFLGIKEQGRHYYWSLLLWSIFNRPHLLPYAVGLPLGLLHFKTLAWAKQYDSYYRES
- a CDS encoding ATP-binding cassette domain-containing protein, which codes for MLEVKKVTKTFNSRTINEKMALNKVSLVLEKGDFVTLIGGNGSGKSTLLNCVAGVYPVDEGSIIIDGNDVTNLVEYKRAALLGRVFQDPIMGTAANMGIEENLALALRRGKRRTLAWGINNKERDQYREMLKELELGLENRLSSKVGLLSGGQRQALTLLMATLKKPKLLLLDEHTAALDPKTAQKVLELSDQIIEESNLTTLMVTHNMRDAIKHGNRLIMMYEGQIILDIRGKEKQQLTVEDLVKRFGSVSGEEFADDRALLP